The Liquorilactobacillus nagelii DSM 13675 DNA window GCTTTTTTGTTGTCAAAGAATCGATAGACAAGTTCCTAGAAGAAATTTATCAGTATATCTGGGACGAGAAAACAGGCATGCCAGTCAAGGCTAATGACGATGTGCAAGACGCTGTTAGATACGCTGTACACAGCCAACATAACGAATTAAACAAAGCCAAAGCGGTAGTTAAGCCGAGTTGGCTTAGGAGGTGATTACGATAGATTTATTAAATTTTAAAGGCGAAAGAAGTTCAAATGTAGCAGTTGACCCAGCGCTAATCGGCGATGTTAACAACCCGAGTTTCGACGCAATCAATTACGCCATTAACGCACAAAAGAATAGAATCGAGCGTTTTAACTGGTTGGAAGATTATTATGAAGGTAATCAGGACATTTTCAGACGTCAGTTGAATAGTAGCTTAGGCAAAGCTAATGAAAAAGCTATGACTAATCATGCTAAATACATTACTGACATGAATGTCGGTTTCACGACTGGTAATCCTATTTCAATCGCTGCTGGTAAAGATAAGGATATTAAGCCAATCCAAGAGCAGCTAGATGATATGGATATCTCAGCACATGATACGGAATTAGAAAAGGATTTAAGTGTGTACGGCTGCGGTTATGAGTTGCTTTATATCAAGCAAAACAATGGTACACCAGTATTGTCTATTCAGAAGATTGACCCTCGTGGTTGTGTGCTAGTGACAGATGATACAGTCGATAAAAATTCATTGTTTGGTATTTACTATGTACAAAAGCTTGATTTGCTTGGCAATCCCAACGGTTATTTAATTACTGTTTATACTCAGAAAAATATTATTGAGTATCGAACAAGAATTGGCTATGAGTTATCTGACACAAACATTGCTGATGGATATCCGCAAGTTGCTCAACATTATTTCGGTGGTGTGCCTTTGATAAGCTACAGAAACAATGAAGAAAAGCAAGGCGATTTCGAGCAAGTAATTAGTTTGATTGATGCATATAACGAGCTCCAATCAGATCGAATCACTGATAAAAGAAACTTTATTGACGCGTTATTAGTATTGTATGGATTCACTTTAACAGATGAAAAAGGCAACGATATTAACGTTGATAAAGACCACACGATGATTTATGCACCGCCTAAAACAGGTGATAATGCAGCAGACGTTGAGTGGCTGACTAAAACTTTTGATGAAGATCAGCTTCAAACTCTAGTCAAATCAGTCAAAGATGATATCCACCAGATGACTTATGTTCCAAACATGCTAGATGAAAACTTTTCAGGCGTTAGCTCGGGTGAAGCAATGAAATACAAGCTGTTTGGATTGTATCAACTGTTAGCTACTAAGCAGCGGTATTTAATCCGGGGTATCCGGCAGAGATTACAGTTAATTCAGAATCTACTAGTTTTCAAGGGACAGTCTTGTGATGCGTCAGGTGCAGTTATTTCAATTAATCCTAACTTGCCTGTCAATATGAGTGACATTATCAATAACATTAAGAATGCTGACGGAGTAATTCCACAGAAAGTCGCATTAAGCTGGTTGCCTGGTCAAAATGACCCAGATGAAATGATTAAAGAACTTCAACAGGAAAAGGCTGATAATATTAAAATGCAAGACAAAATTTTAGGCGGTACAGCACTAACTGAAAACAAGACAATTGACGACAATGGAAACGTGATAGACAAACAGCAGAAATCAGATGATGAGTCATGATTAAAGCTGTTTTTTATTTACACAAAAAACATGTAATTGGATATGAAATAACTGGTCACGCTCATTTTGCAATCAGGGGGTCTGACATTGTCTGCGCGGCTGTTTCAGTTCTTAGTCAAGCAATCACAGCAGAATTAAATAATGCTGTCCTAAACGATTGTGAGGGCATTTCAGTTAGATTGATTGAGCCTAATGCAAAAAACAGAGTGTTATGTGAAACGTTGATTCACGGACTTAAACAGATTGAAGAACAATATCCTAAGAATCTAAAGGTGGACGTATATGAAACTCGAAATTAAAGATCAATCAAAGCAATTAGACTCAATCATTAAGTCAATTGGTATTTTCACGATTGTAATTTTAAAAATGCTAGGTTTGATTAGTTTAAGTTGGAAGCCTTTAGTTGGCGCTTTGATACTTTTGTATTTGTTTCTTTAGAGGATAGCAAATGAAAAAAATAAAAATTAATGTTTTAGGTATCGAATACACAGCTCATTTGGGAGCACTAGAAGAAAACGAACCGAGATTATCAGACTTTGATGGTTTTACGGATACTTCGACTAAGGACATTTATATTGCCAAATTTGAATATGACAATCATTCAATAAAAGACTTGAAAAAACATTCGCACCAAGTTTTGAGGCACGAGATAGTTCATGCTTTTTTATTTGAAAGCGGACTGGATTGTAATTCCGATTGGGCTAGGAATGAAGAAATAGTTGATTGGATAGCTTTGCAGTTCCCAAAAATAAATAAGGTATTTGAAAGTTTAAACATCAAAGAATAACGGAGGTGTGATTATTGGCAGAGAATCAAAAATTAACGTATTGGCAACTGCGTGCAATTCGTAACGAGGAAAAGTCACATGAAGCTGCTAATAGCAAGATACCAGTAATCACTAACGCCTATATTCGTGCACAAAACTATTTGCAAGGTGAAGTTAAGCAAATATACCGAAAATATTTCAGCAATGGAACGTATACCGAAGCACAAGCAGCAGAAATCTTGAATACAACCGTTAGTCCTACCGAGTTAATAACCTTGCGTGCATTAGCCAAGAATATTGCTGATAGCGAGTCAAAGAAACAAGTTACTGATTATCTATCTGCTTTAGCTGCTAAAGGACGTATCACGCGCTTAGAAGAACTACAGGCTAAGTCATATATAGCAGTTAAACAGGTTTCAAGCGTGGAAGTACAGGAGTCAACAGATTTGTATACCAAGGTTATTCAACAAGCTTGGAACGAAGCAACTGCTGAGGGAGTAATAGGCGATGTTGGCAAAGATGTGAAGCTATTTGAAAAAGGTTATGTGCCACAGATTGACGAAAAAACTAAGCAAATTAGTATTCTAAATCCATCTACAGGAAAAGAGATTACTAAAGTTAAAGCAGTTCCAGATAAAACAATAACAAGCTTTAAAGAGCTATCAGGAAAGTACGTTAAAGCTGCACTTGACACCCCCTTTTATGGGAAGAGTTACTCACAGCGTATCTGGGGCAACACTGATAAGCTAGCAGCTAGGCTAAAAGAATTGTTTACCACACAACAGATGTCGGGCATGAGTGAACGTGACATGGTCAAGGCATTATCTGATGAGTTTGGTAGCGGTATGGCTAATGCTAAGCGGTTAATCAGGACAGAAGCTAATTATTTCCACAACACGACAAAAGTGGCTGGTTGGAAGCAAAGGAATGTCAAAGAGTTTGAGATAGTGGCAATTCTTGATAATCGGACTTCACAGATATGCCGGCACGCTGATGGAAAAGTTTATCCAGTTAGTGAAGCCGAGGTGGGAAAGACATTACCACCATTACACGTTTATTGTCGTTCTGTGGCAGTAGTACATTTTGCTAATAGTCCATACACAGGAACACGGACGGCTAACAATCCTAACACCGGTAAAACATTTCAAATTGATCAAAGCAAAACCTATCGAGATTGGGAAAAGATTATTAATGATACCAGAAAGAAAAATCAAAGTGGGAGTTGATAATATGCGCTTAACGTTACTGTGTTTGCTATTTTGGGTGCTTGTGTTTTTAGCAATATAGGAGGCTTAGCTATGCACAAAAGAGCTAGAAACCATAAAACCAAGGTGGCTTATGAGGAATTAAGAAAGGAATGGCTCAAAGCTGGGGACGTATGGGCTTTGCCTATTGTTGAAGATTACAAAGGTGGGTCTGAAAGCTATGAACCACAAGGCAAACGTGAAGCTAGAAAGAATGTTGTTATAGGGCTGTTTTACTATAAGTCGAGCAATTTTAACGAGTTGCATTTTTAATCTATAGGAGGCTGTTAAAATGACTAAAAAATATGAAGTAGTTGATATTGCAGAATTAAAAGAAAAAATTGAGCAATTAGCAACAGACTTAGATACCACAAACGTAGCGGTTTCACGACTTATAGATGACAACGCCAAATCTAATCAATCCTTAGCACAAAAAGTTATAGAATCAGCTGCAACAAAAACAGAGAATATGAATTTTGGTGAAGCACTAGAAGCCGTAAAGAATGGCAAAAAAATTGCTCGCAAAGGTTGGAATGGTAAAGGACAGTACGTTTTTCTAATTGAGGGTATGGAATTAACTGAATTTATCGTTAAAAATAAATTGGGCGACTTTGCAACTGGAGTATTAGCAATTAAGACGTCTAATGGCATAACTCAAGTAGGCTGGCTTGCAAGTCAAACGGATATGCTAGCTAGTGATTGGTATATAGTTTAATTATCTTGACCCGAGTAGGTCACTAAACTGCTTAAATTAAATAGCATGCGTGGGTCTGCTGAAGATACCACGATTAAATTAGCACAATGTGTGGGGCTTAATTGCAATGCATGGGGTGCTTTTTTTGTGGCCTGAATTAACAGAAATGCGTGGGCGAAAGGAGTTTTTACAATGAAAAAGCTACTAAAGATGAATTTACAAATGTTTGCTGAGGGTGATGGCCCTCAAGGCGGAGGAGATCCAGCACCTGTTGACCCAACACCGGTAGATCCTAAGCCTAATGATCCCAACCCAGCTGGCCCTAAGCCTAATGATCCGGCACCAAAGCCGTTTAAGTCATTTGCTGATGAAAAAGAATTGCAAGCCTATACTGATAAGCTAATTCAGAGTGCAATTAAGACTCACGATGAGAAGAAAGCTATCGAAGGGCGGCAGAAGAAGTCTTATGAGAAAATGACTGACTTGGAAAAAGCACATTATGACAAAGAACAGCTTCAAAAACAGCTAGCCGAGTCACAAACTCACGCTAAGGTGGTTGAAAATCGTGCGAAGATTACTGAGCGATTAGGCTCAGATGATTTGCCGACTGGCTTAATCAGTGTATTTAGTGAAGGCGTGTTAGCTAATGATGAACAGCTTGAAGAAGCTTACAAGAACGTGTCTAAGGTGTTCACTGAAAGCTTACAAAAAGCTATCGACAAGCGGATTGCTGGTTCAAGTACAACAGTTACCAGCGGAGCAAACGGGGCAAAGAAATCTGAGGGAGCAACAGTCGCAGAACAGTTCAATAAACAACAGCAGCCTATTAAAACAAACTTTTGGGCTACTAAATAAGGAGGAATTTTAAATGGCTTATGTAAAAGCAACAGAAACAGTTAATGAAACTAACTTTTTAGCTTCAGAAAAATTTGTATCTTTTCCACGTCAAGTGGATTCAACTAGCTATGCAGTAACAACAGATGGTCGTGGGCACAAAGTTATCCCAGCGGGTACTGTTTATCCAACTAACGATGCTAGTGCAGAGGGCGTGACAATTGATGAAGTTGACGTAACTAATGGTGCACAACCTGTTGGTGTTATCGTTGATGGATTCATTTATGGTAAGAAGTTGCCAGTTGAACCCGCGACAGCTGCTATTACTGCATTGAAACGGATCACGTTTGTTGATGAAACTGTATCAGCAGGCTAATTAAAAAAGGAGGAATGTTTAAATGACAACAATTGGAGATTTATTTTCACAACATGATTTAATTGACTATTCTTTGAATCGTCAATATCCTGTATTACTCGGAGATAGCCTATTTGAACCAAAAAAGGTTAATTCACTAACAGTAGATGTTCTTAATCGTCAAAATCGTGTTCCAGTTATTGCTTCGGTGGCAGCATTTGATGCAGAAGCTGAGATTGGTAGCCGTGAAGCATCTAAAAAGGTAGAGGAACTTGCATTAATCAAGCGTAAAATGAAGATTTCAGAAAAAGATTTATACGCAATGCTCAACCCACGTACACCCGCTGAATTAACATATCTCAAGAGCCATGTATTCAATGATTTTGATGTCCTTAATCAAGGAATTCTTGCTCGTGTTGAAAAGATGACATTCGATGTTCTTTCAACAGGTAAAACAATCCTAGCCGATGAAAACAATAAGCTGAACATTTCACTTGATTATGGTGTTCCTGCTGCGCACCAAGAGGCTTTATCAGGTACATCTCTGTGGGATACAGATACTGCTGATATTATAAAGGATATTACACGCTGGTGTGATGCTTTAGATGTCACTCCTACT harbors:
- a CDS encoding phage portal protein, whose translation is MITIDLLNFKGERSSNVAVDPALIGDVNNPSFDAINYAINAQKNRIERFNWLEDYYEGNQDIFRRQLNSSLGKANEKAMTNHAKYITDMNVGFTTGNPISIAAGKDKDIKPIQEQLDDMDISAHDTELEKDLSVYGCGYELLYIKQNNGTPVLSIQKIDPRGCVLVTDDTVDKNSLFGIYYVQKLDLLGNPNGYLITVYTQKNIIEYRTRIGYELSDTNIADGYPQVAQHYFGGVPLISYRNNEEKQGDFEQVISLIDAYNELQSDRITDKRNFIDALLVLYGFTLTDEKGNDINVDKDHTMIYAPPKTGDNAADVEWLTKTFDEDQLQTLVKSVKDDIHQMTYVPNMLDENFSGVSSGEAMKYKLFGLYQLLATKQRYLIRGIRQRLQLIQNLLVFKGQSCDASGAVISINPNLPVNMSDIINNIKNADGVIPQKVALSWLPGQNDPDEMIKELQQEKADNIKMQDKILGGTALTENKTIDDNGNVIDKQQKSDDES
- a CDS encoding ribosomal-processing cysteine protease Prp; the protein is MIKAVFYLHKKHVIGYEITGHAHFAIRGSDIVCAAVSVLSQAITAELNNAVLNDCEGISVRLIEPNAKNRVLCETLIHGLKQIEEQYPKNLKVDVYETRN
- a CDS encoding minor capsid protein produces the protein MAENQKLTYWQLRAIRNEEKSHEAANSKIPVITNAYIRAQNYLQGEVKQIYRKYFSNGTYTEAQAAEILNTTVSPTELITLRALAKNIADSESKKQVTDYLSALAAKGRITRLEELQAKSYIAVKQVSSVEVQESTDLYTKVIQQAWNEATAEGVIGDVGKDVKLFEKGYVPQIDEKTKQISILNPSTGKEITKVKAVPDKTITSFKELSGKYVKAALDTPFYGKSYSQRIWGNTDKLAARLKELFTTQQMSGMSERDMVKALSDEFGSGMANAKRLIRTEANYFHNTTKVAGWKQRNVKEFEIVAILDNRTSQICRHADGKVYPVSEAEVGKTLPPLHVYCRSVAVVHFANSPYTGTRTANNPNTGKTFQIDQSKTYRDWEKIINDTRKKNQSGS
- a CDS encoding DUF2829 domain-containing protein, yielding MTKKYEVVDIAELKEKIEQLATDLDTTNVAVSRLIDDNAKSNQSLAQKVIESAATKTENMNFGEALEAVKNGKKIARKGWNGKGQYVFLIEGMELTEFIVKNKLGDFATGVLAIKTSNGITQVGWLASQTDMLASDWYIV
- a CDS encoding capsid assembly scaffolding protein Gp46 family protein, coding for MKKLLKMNLQMFAEGDGPQGGGDPAPVDPTPVDPKPNDPNPAGPKPNDPAPKPFKSFADEKELQAYTDKLIQSAIKTHDEKKAIEGRQKKSYEKMTDLEKAHYDKEQLQKQLAESQTHAKVVENRAKITERLGSDDLPTGLISVFSEGVLANDEQLEEAYKNVSKVFTESLQKAIDKRIAGSSTTVTSGANGAKKSEGATVAEQFNKQQQPIKTNFWATK
- a CDS encoding major capsid protein — its product is MTTIGDLFSQHDLIDYSLNRQYPVLLGDSLFEPKKVNSLTVDVLNRQNRVPVIASVAAFDAEAEIGSREASKKVEELALIKRKMKISEKDLYAMLNPRTPAELTYLKSHVFNDFDVLNQGILARVEKMTFDVLSTGKTILADENNKLNISLDYGVPAAHQEALSGTSLWDTDTADIIKDITRWCDALDVTPTRALTSRKVYRAITTNAKVLQAVFGTSTRALGQAEFDQFMQLQGLPIIRTYDQKYKDGSGNSYRYFPENRIVLMNDDPLGNKLFGPTPEELAQFNGDVQLNSVGNVYDMIYTEDKDPVITWEKASAVALPAFAAADEVFQAQVLA